In Plasmodium vivax chromosome 14, whole genome shotgun sequence, the genomic window attcaaaatggggctCCTCAGCAAGTACAGCAGTGTTAATTATGTAAAGAATGTAATTCACGATTTGGGTAAACTGCGTGGAGAGGATCTGAGTGGGGAGAATGGCAGCCGGGTTGAGAGAAACATGGGCATAAACTTCGGCGTCAACATGGGAGGGGCTGCAGAATGTTCTGAGACACACACCAGCCATGATGAAAACTACAAGAAGGTGATAAGCATAGATATGAATAGTGCTAACGATTCGCGCAGTATGCTCATTCCTAGTGGTGCAAAGTTGAACACTCTTCCAAACAAACGAGGAAATAAGAAGCAGACCATACTGACGAAGAGCAAGGAAAGCATCATTGTGGGggatgatgaagaggagggggaTTACTCAAAGGGGGGGATGTACATCATACATGAAAGTAACTCCCCAAAGGAGGCACCAAACAGTAATAAAATAAGCCCATCAGATCGCATCCAGAGTGGCAACCAAGTGTCAGGCTCTAGTACCTCTAAAGAAGCCAATCTGCAGAAGCATGTCGAATGCATAATGAAAGGGAGCCCATCCATGAATAACTACGACTACTGCAGTTATGGGGTTAACAGTACAGGCAACCCCATCGAGATGATAAAATCGCAACAGAAGTATTCTAGTGGGGCAGGAGAGCATAAATACCAAGTGGGTCATCACAACAATAGCGGTAGCAACTTCAGCAGCAGTAACGCCGCCTACCTCCAAAGtggaaacaaaatggggaagagtAAAAACGAGTCTAACGGGAACAATGACACCTATCAGGATGATGAGTACCTCGAGAGGGAGAGCAACTTCATGGGTGCTGGCCACACCGAAGAACAAGCAGCGGCTTTCTCCAATTATAACATCGGCATTGGGAAGAAAACCAATAAGAGTCGAGACAATTCCCCCAATGTGTTCTCCGTCAACAGCGCAATCGCCAACTTGTGTGGGCTCCTACAAGGCAGCAATAAGAAAAATCATGACAGAAAAACGGGGGCCAAGTTGGTTAATATAAGGCATGAGGGGCGGGGAGTCGGCCACAACCAGGGTGGCAACATGCAAAGTGGCAACCACCAACCCGGCAACAACTACCACGCAGTGTACGCGAAGGAGGGGGTTGACCCCAGACGAGCAAACGAAGCGGTCCAATACAACTGCGAAGAGAAGTATGGCCAGGAAGTACCCCCCAAAGGAAACTACCGCGGTATGTTTTCATCCCTCATTAGAAGCGCCAAGGGAGAAAAATACAGCTACTTGAAGCAGCCCAACGAATGTTCCAACCCTGCCAATGTAAGCTCAGATGTGCATGTTAAAACGAATGGTGAGGATGGAGGAAGCTACCAGAAGAGAAGGAACGGGTCGGCTAATTTCGAAATGAAGGACCCGCTCAGATACCAAGGGGGCAAATCTCAAAGGGAGGAACCGATCGACGGCGGAAATACCCGGGGGAAAAACACTTTTGACGATTATGACGAAAGAAGCGATGTGGAGTACCCCGACCAGGAGAAGCAACACCGTCCCCATGGTAAGGAGCATCCATCCCGCGAATTTCGCCAACCTGGTCAATCCGGTCCGTCGCGCCAATCGCACCACGCTGATGTGCTGAGAAACCCCCATGCGGAGGCACCCCACAGTGGTGGCACGCGAAATAATGCCCCCACCCGGTACGCGCACGAACGGTACAGCCATAAcggcgaagaagaagtggaggaggtgtacgaagtggaagcggaggaaAATTCTCACGTGGGAGACGACACGCAAGAGCTAAACGACGACGAAGagaaagaggaacaaaattattgCAACAAATGGAATGAGCAATTTACCAGCGCAATGAATggtgtaaaaagaaaactaaAACAAGCTGCCAATAAAGGGGACTATTTGAAGAGTGGCTCCCCCTCTGCACCCACGAAAGACATAAGCGATGTAGAGCTCGAGATGGAGAGTTTCacgaagaacaaaaataatttctacATGAATcattatgaagaaataagcAAGGccctttttaacataaaaaataactccaaaatggatgagctgacgaagaagaagctacTGAATACGATAGAGAACTCCCTCTTTGCAGAAAAGAATGGCAGCATGCGGTTGTTGCATGAAGAGGAGGTGGATGCCGTGCAGGACGAGTTGCACCAGGTGGACTACGTGGAGGTGCTGGCGGCTCAGCAGGGGGGTGTAAAAGGTGGATCGAAGTGCGGCTCCAAGAGTGGCTCCAAATGCGGTTCAAAGTGCGGCTCCAAATGCAGCTCAAGAAGTGGGGCAAAGGTGGGAACGAGAAATAGCGCCAAGGGTGTTCCGAATAGCCTCCCGAGGAATGGCGCGAGAATCGTCCAGCAGAGTGACCACCACGAACGGCTGGGCCACTTCAACCAGGGCGAAACTTTCAGAAGGAGCAGAAAGAGCGATTTAAAAGTTCCGCACAACTCCTACACCATCGACCAAATGAGAAGCGGCAATTCGAACGAGTGCTTCGACGCGAGTTCTGCCTCTGCAATGCAACACATGATGGGCGCCCACCAGGAACTCAATTTGGAACTCAATTTGGGGGGCAACCCTGCTTACACCTATGACGAGAGTAAGGCGCACTTGTACCAAATGGATGGAAAGGAGGACACGAGAAATTTCGTCACAAAGGAGAGAAGAAACAAAAGATCTAGAAGAAGCATTAACATTGCGGACGAAAGGGGCAGAGAAGGCGAAGCGTTGCAAGAAGCGTTGCAGTTGGGGGGTGAAGGTCCCAGCGAAAAGTATGAGACATACGAGGGGACCAGAAATAGAATGAATAGCGTCGATAACGGTAGCGCTGTTAGCAGCGGAAACAGCAGCGCTGTTAGTAGTGGCAAGCAGGAAGCAAATTACGTGGACGAGCTGAACAGCAACAGTATTGGCAGCGTTACGCATAACACTTTGTCGCAGGAGGGCGTGTCGAGGGGACCCTTAAGTGGTGGTACCCTGAAGAGGGGAAAACGACCCATCAACTATAAGGAGGAGCACAATGGCCACGACGAAGTGAAGAAAGTAGCCACGAGAAAGGGCGATCTAGCCAAAGAGATGGAGAAGTACGGAAGGGAGGTAATCGAAAGCGTGGATGGGCGCCTCTTCCTCTATAGCAATGTTGGCAGGGGTACCAGCCTCGGAAGCGGATACGATGTAGGTGGAGAGACGAACGGGAATAGTGAAGATTTCTCGAGCGGAAAGTTTCACCctgaggggaagaagcagtcTGCACAGTACGCCAACATGAAGGATGAGCAACACCACTCGGTGGAAGCGAACAAGTGTGtgtacccaaaaaaaagaatagaCAAtcacgaggaggaagacctcAGTCTAATTAGCGTACGAAACGAATATGACGAGGGTAGAGAAATGGCAAGTAATTTAAACAAATTCGAATCggatgatatatttattacaaagCATAATTTGacaaatgaggagaagaagcagaagatgTTCCTAGCCGATCTGATGCGAAGCAATGAGTTGAAGCAAATCAACGAGTTGAAGCAAATCAACGAGTTGAAGCAAATCAACGAGTTCAAGCAAATCAACGAGTTGAAGCAAATCAACGAGTTGAAGCAAATCAACGACAGCTACTTTAAGTTGAATTCGAATTTTCCGAGTAACCTACTCAGTACCAGTACGAGCAGCAGCTATAGCAATGATAACCTCAAGGGAAGCACCAACAATTACAGTTTTAATGATCTCTCTTCCAACACGTTGACCAGCAAATTTCACTTAGAGGACAGCATGCCAAGTAGCCTCAATATGAGTTCCCAAATGTACAGAAATAACTACAGCTCAtttgagaagaagaaaaaaaaaactgacaAGAGAAATTTAGACAGCTTATATAACAACACTCCGACGACGTATGCCACCTGCGTGAATGACTTCAGCAGCATGAAGATGAATCTGGTCGACCATGATATTAGCAATGATGAAATTGTGAACCAGAAGGGTAAGAATCATATGCTAAATGTGAAGGGGCAGACTGaggcggagggggggaaagcccTTCAGAACGATGCCATCAACGTGGACTACCTCACAAAGGAGGTAATTaaagggaataaaaatattattaacttgaataaaaaaatgggagaaaataaatcgcagggggagaagaacgAGTTGCTGGTCGTTCCCGAGGGGACTCCCTTCAGCGACGCGATTAGCAGCAATTCGAATTTGCCATACCAGTTGGTTCTCGGCGGTTTCGATGGAAGCGGCGCGAATAATGCAAGCGGTGCTAGCGGTGCGAATCGCACCAATCGTGCGAACAACAGCGGTGGCAACGGTGGCAAGGGTAGCGCCCCCTGGGAAGGCAGAAACAACGAGCAGGGGGAGGGCGCTGCCAAGGAGTATGCAGACAGAGTTAGCGAAAATGAACCCGCTATCGCCAACAACGCACAGTTTGATGAACGGATCCTATTCAAAAGCAAAAGCCACAGCGATAATGGGAAATTCCTGAGCTTCTTcctgaagaggaaaatgtCCTCCTCCCTTTCGGACCATAAAGGAGCCGACGTGACTCAGCAGATCCCACACAAGATGCTCCACCCCAATGATGTGAAGAACGAAAATGAATTTCTGTTGAACAGAGCCAACAGTTTGAACCTAAATTTGGGGAGACTATCCCACGAAATGGTGGGCTATGATAATGTGCAAGACGATCCCAATGGCGTTAATAGCAGCAAGAACCACCTGTACGATGGCATGATCCGTGTTAAGGATGAGCAGATGTGCAACTCGAATTTCTCCGAGCAGGTTAAACTGTCCGAGGGCTTTGGTCCGCAGCTGGGCAGCGCTGGCATGGCGCCGAAGGGCAAGGAGGAGCAACTCGAAGGGGAGGCCGCTAACGGAGCAATGAGCGAAGTGGTGAGCGGTATGGTCAGCAGAACGGTTAGCGGCATGGTTGGCGGCACGGTTGGCGGCACGGTTGGCGGCACGGTCAGCAGGACGGTCAGCGGGACGGTCAGCGGGACGGTCAGCGGGACGGTCAGCAGAACGGTCAGCAGAACGGTGAGCGGATCGGCCACCGACCAGGCGGGCGGCTTGCCGAGTGATGCAGCTAACGAGCCGTCGAACCCGACCGGGTCGAGCacgaaaaacgaaattgacaTATCCATCTGCACGCTGGCCAACTGCCCCACACACAACCCTCAAgggtacacaaaaaatgtttcaaGAAAGGGAGACGCGCAAGGAAAGGGGGGaatggtgaaggaggaaaatgaTGAGCTGAAGAGAATCCCAGGGGTTTACTACGACAAAAATTCGCAGAGATGGTTTGGAGAGCACAAAATAAACGGTGTTAAATGTGCCCAAAGTTTTGCCGTAAAAAAACATGGgtgtgaagaagcgaagaggTTGGCAATCGAATGGAAAAAGGCAAGAATAAGGGGAGAAGTTTGGGATagatttataaataaaaaaaaaaaaactagtaACAATCCCAACTGTGTGAATAAGACAACGAAGACGAGTCGACCATCTGTAGAAGAATTACGAATAAAGTACCTCTCCATGAGCAAAAACATGCCGAAGGTTAGAGGCGTGTGGTTCAATTCGACTCCACAGAGAATGGGATGGGTAGGACAGgcatacaaaaaatgtaagcgAATTGAAAGAATCTTCTCTGTTAATAAATACGGCTTTGAAGGCGCAAGAAAGCTAGCCATTGCATTTAGAAATTCGCAAAAACCGTCAAA contains:
- a CDS encoding hypothetical protein, conserved (encoded by transcript PVX_100910A), translating into MNDEMCAKEDLPKAEKLKRKGEGENADLNDDGENFSNEGNLPYSNYYEQGNDDEEEEEEDDEEEDDDHAPYNLTTPMSRTIRTDSVLSEGGVYHRTFNNGYAYVEDLTNLNDNAGGGIYEKSTRVGETGNNDGTDFSSNLNESLMKLFSMKCNMQEGKAKDREISSYKKILKNNSNADLSEPVTIDVESTSGQNGISQVPTDELLHQDKQKHCNEMGSDDFAKGYNEPNSAYQERENSGVTHFVEHKKTYEGGNTHFEDPLREKRTNLPKHTMGGAPSCVEYDSGDGKGESLYCVDNGNGSGDSNESVEETELMVNEEEQYFSSDIAKRILNNMELVRTLNREKHSGEGDDDEGEEFKMGLLSKYSSVNYVKNVIHDLGKLRGEDLSGENGSRVERNMGINFGVNMGGAAECSETHTSHDENYKKVISIDMNSANDSRSMLIPSGAKLNTLPNKRGNKKQTILTKSKESIIVGDDEEEGDYSKGGMYIIHESNSPKEAPNSNKISPSDRIQSGNQVSGSSTSKEANLQKHVECIMKGSPSMNNYDYCSYGVNSTGNPIEMIKSQQKYSSGAGEHKYQVGHHNNSGSNFSSSNAAYLQSGNKMGKSKNESNGNNDTYQDDEYLERESNFMGAGHTEEQAAAFSNYNIGIGKKTNKSRDNSPNVFSVNSAIANLCGLLQGSNKKNHDRKTGAKLVNIRHEGRGVGHNQGGNMQSGNHQPGNNYHAVYAKEGVDPRRANEAVQYNCEEKYGQEVPPKGNYRGMFSSLIRSAKGEKYSYLKQPNECSNPANVSSDVHVKTNGEDGGSYQKRRNGSANFEMKDPLRYQGGKSQREEPIDGGNTRGKNTFDDYDERSDVEYPDQEKQHRPHGKEHPSREFRQPGQSGPSRQSHHADVLRNPHAEAPHSGGTRNNAPTRYAHERYSHNGEEEVEEVYEVEAEENSHVGDDTQELNDDEEKEEQNYCNKWNEQFTSAMNGVKRKLKQAANKGDYLKSGSPSAPTKDISDVELEMESFTKNKNNFYMNHYEEISKALFNIKNNSKMDELTKKKLLNTIENSLFAEKNGSMRLLHEEEVDAVQDELHQVDYVEVLAAQQGGVKGGSKCGSKSGSKCGSKCGSKCSSRSGAKVGTRNSAKGVPNSLPRNGARIVQQSDHHERLGHFNQGETFRRSRKSDLKVPHNSYTIDQMRSGNSNECFDASSASAMQHMMGAHQELNLELNLGGNPAYTYDESKAHLYQMDGKEDTRNFVTKERRNKRSRRSINIADERGREGEALQEALQLGGEGPSEKYETYEGTRNRMNSVDNGSAVSSGNSSAVSSGKQEANYVDELNSNSIGSVTHNTLSQEGVSRGPLSGGTLKRGKRPINYKEEHNGHDEVKKVATRKGDLAKEMEKYGREVIESVDGRLFLYSNVGRGTSLGSGYDVGGETNGNSEDFSSGKFHPEGKKQSAQYANMKDEQHHSVEANKCVYPKKRIDNHEEEDLSLISVRNEYDEGREMASNLNKFESDDIFITKHNLTNEEKKQKMFLADLMRSNELKQINELKQINELKQINEFKQINELKQINELKQINDSYFKLNSNFPSNLLSTSTSSSYSNDNLKGSTNNYSFNDLSSNTLTSKFHLEDSMPSSLNMSSQMYRNNYSSFEKKKKKTDKRNLDSLYNNTPTTYATCVNDFSSMKMNLVDHDISNDEIVNQKGKNHMLNVKGQTEAEGGKALQNDAINVDYLTKEVIKGNKNIINLNKKMGENKSQGEKNELLVVPEGTPFSDAISSNSNLPYQLVLGGFDGSGANNASGASGANRTNRANNSGGNGGKGSAPWEGRNNEQGEGAAKEYADRVSENEPAIANNAQFDERILFKSKSHSDNGKFLSFFLKRKMSSSLSDHKGADVTQQIPHKMLHPNDVKNENEFLLNRANSLNLNLGRLSHEMVGYDNVQDDPNGVNSSKNHLYDGMIRVKDEQMCNSNFSEQVKLSEGFGPQLGSAGMAPKGKEEQLEGEAANGAMSEVVSGMVSRTVSGMVGGTVGGTVGGTVSRTVSGTVSGTVSGTVSRTVSRTVSGSATDQAGGLPSDAANEPSNPTGSSTKNEIDISICTLANCPTHNPQGYTKNVSRKGDAQGKGGMVKEENDELKRIPGVYYDKNSQRWFGEHKINGVKCAQSFAVKKHGCEEAKRLAIEWKKARIRGEVWDRFINKKKKTSNNPNCVNKTTKTSRPSVEELRIKYLSMSKNMPKVRGVWFNSTPQRMGWVGQAYKKCKRIERIFSVNKYGFEGARKLAIAFRNSQKPSNEDSDEDSWSKDDKMNIKNGEENLNNYEYKNEYPGSNELPIKNKNSSGSSSNEINPTKVETKDTRINLCRDAILFILHDLETILELNIPMLHKNVNIYKICIKHHLNYLTLIKSEEQIIPYLNVFGDYIQRCILPTDLPYAELYVLIDSLIHNDILPSFDHKENFSEYSMAEDPGIITPSMLL